Part of the Elusimicrobiota bacterium genome is shown below.
TCACCATCAAAGCGGCCAAAGCCAGGGACCTTATTTCCGAATGCTCGGAGGCGACCAGGGGACGAACCAGGGGACGGTGTTCGGGTCGCCCGTAGGCCGCCAGAAGACGAAGAGCGACCACCGCCACCCCCGTGTCGCTGGTCTGATGGAGAACCCGGGCGGCGGCGTCGGCCGATTCCAGGTCGCGCAATTCGCGGAGCGCCAGCCCCATCACCCGCCGGGTCCACGGGGAACGTTGCGGCGATTCAAAAAGGCGCCGGCACTCCGACGTCATCCCGGGTCCGAGGCGCGCGATGGTGTGGGCCCAAAAATGCGGGTTCCACCGCTCGTAGCGGTCGAGATGGTTCAGTATATCCAGCGCCGCGGCGGGGTCGCGCGTTCCGGCCAAGGCGAAAGCCGCGCTTAAGGACACCAGGGGGGCGGGATCGGCCAAAGCCGCGGCCACGGCGCGATGGCGGGTTCCCCGTCCAAAAACCCCCAAAGCGCGGACCGCCCACGCCCGTTCTTCGGGGTCCCGGGCTCGGAGAGACAACTCCACCCAGGGAAGGTGGGGTTCGGCCAATTCCCCCAGGTCGCGATGGCGTCCACCCCGCAAGGCCGCGGCGTAGGTCAATAGAAATTCAAGAAAGTACCGGGTTTCGCCGGGTCGCACCCGGCCCGGCGTTTTTCCGGAACCGCCGTCCCCGAAATCGTTCATCCAGCGGGTCTCCCACCGCGCGAACAACCGGGTCCGTCGACGTTCTCTCTGGGCCCCCGCCAGTCGGGACAAGACGGCAAAAAAGGCCAGACCGCTGGCCCCCACCACCAACGCCAAAGCGCCGAAACCCACCGCCCACAACAACGGCTCGAACACCGTCGGGGCATTCACGCCGTCACCGCGCCCGGAGATGCCGATGAACCCGCGCCACCAATTCCACGGGAGAAAACGGCTTTAAGATGTAATCGTCGGCCCCCAGGGCCAACCCCTTCACCACGTTGGATTCGTCCCCCATGGAGGTCAGCATGAGAACGGGCGTTCGCTCAAAGATCGGCTGGGCCCGCAACCGTTCGAGCAACTCGAAACCGTCCATGCCGGGCATTTTCACGTCCAAAATCATCAAGTGCGGTTGGATGGACGCCGCGCTTTGGAATGCTTCCGCGCCGTCGCTGAAACACCGGATCGAAAAGCCTTCCCGTTCCAGGCGATGGCGAACCAAGGCCACCACCAATTCGTCGTCTTCGGCCAACAGAATGGTTTTTCGCGCCACCGTGGATTGTTCCTGAAACCGGGCGAACCGGGCCGCCCCATCGGCGGTTGTCTGACGCAACACCGTGCCGGCCCGCGCCACCGCCTCTTCAATGGAAAGGTTGTCGATCAGATTGACCAAACCCGCTCGAAAAAAGATGGGCGGCGATTCCCGCCGCGTCCGCTCCAACAACGCTTGAAGCAATTCCTCGGCCCGGTCCATTCCCTGCTCCAGAAACAGGACCACGTATCGGCGTTCTTCCCAGCGCCCAACGGCGCCGCCGCCTTGAATCTGGTGTTGCAGAAGGGGACCGAGGCGATCGTCGCCGATCCCGGGGTCGCCGTCGGCTTCAATCATCGCCAGGGACCAGGGGGTTTGGAGGCCGCGCCGCAGCATTTCGGCGCGGTGATAGAGTCGGGTCAATCCGACCCGTCCCAGGAACCCTTCCACCGCGGAGTCGTTTTCGGGTTTGGCCTTCACTTTCTCATCGATGGCCTGGACCAGCGTCGGGACGGGGACCGGCTTCTGAAAGCATCGAACGGAACCGTAGGCCAGGCACTCGTTGCGCAAATCGTCGTTGACGTGGGCCGCGAGCACGAACACGGGAACGCAACTGTTCAATCCGTCCTCCCGGAGTTCGGCCAAAAAACGCCGACCGTCCTGGTCCGGAAGAAGGAGGTCCAGGACAATCAGGGCCACCTCCTCGCCGTTCAAGAGCGGCCCCGCTTCCCCGGCGCTCCGGGCGCGAAGCACCGGACGCCCGGACGACGCCAACCGGGATTCAAATTCCGTCAACCAAGCGGAATCCGGCGCCACCACCAACACCGGACAACGCCGTTGGCTTTCCAAAACGGCGTTCATGGCCGCCAACAGTTCATCCACGGGGCCTCCCACCTCCCCCGGCGGCGCGTGCTCCGCCGCCCGCGCCGCCTCCGTGATGCGCGGGAATCCGAAGGCGCTTCCCGACCCGGCGATTTTGTGGGCCAAACGCCGGAGTTCCTCCTCGTGGGTTTCCGGGGCGGCGCGCCATTTCCCCAAACCCTCTTCCAATTCCCGGCGTCGATCCCGGAGGATCTCCCGGTACAATCCCCGCATGTCGGTAAGTTCGTTCATGACGGGGAATTTCCGCT
Proteins encoded:
- a CDS encoding HEAT repeat domain-containing protein is translated as MNAPTVFEPLLWAVGFGALALVVGASGLAFFAVLSRLAGAQRERRRTRLFARWETRWMNDFGDGGSGKTPGRVRPGETRYFLEFLLTYAAALRGGRHRDLGELAEPHLPWVELSLRARDPEERAWAVRALGVFGRGTRHRAVAAALADPAPLVSLSAAFALAGTRDPAAALDILNHLDRYERWNPHFWAHTIARLGPGMTSECRRLFESPQRSPWTRRVMGLALRELRDLESADAAARVLHQTSDTGVAVVALRLLAAYGRPEHRPLVRPLVASEHSEIRSLALAALMVIGNSSDAELFDAALQDPSPWVAWRAAEGLRRLRGGAALKSRILGDARLRPLGLELEGVS
- a CDS encoding response regulator: MNELTDMRGLYREILRDRRRELEEGLGKWRAAPETHEEELRRLAHKIAGSGSAFGFPRITEAARAAEHAPPGEVGGPVDELLAAMNAVLESQRRCPVLVVAPDSAWLTEFESRLASSGRPVLRARSAGEAGPLLNGEEVALIVLDLLLPDQDGRRFLAELREDGLNSCVPVFVLAAHVNDDLRNECLAYGSVRCFQKPVPVPTLVQAIDEKVKAKPENDSAVEGFLGRVGLTRLYHRAEMLRRGLQTPWSLAMIEADGDPGIGDDRLGPLLQHQIQGGGAVGRWEERRYVVLFLEQGMDRAEELLQALLERTRRESPPIFFRAGLVNLIDNLSIEEAVARAGTVLRQTTADGAARFARFQEQSTVARKTILLAEDDELVVALVRHRLEREGFSIRCFSDGAEAFQSAASIQPHLMILDVKMPGMDGFELLERLRAQPIFERTPVLMLTSMGDESNVVKGLALGADDYILKPFSPVELVARVHRHLRAR